From a single Candidatus Poribacteria bacterium genomic region:
- the purQ gene encoding phosphoribosylformylglycinamidine synthase I: MKPKALILRTAGTNCDAETDVAFQLAGAETALVHIQHLISDKVNLADYQILAIPGGFSYGDDIAAGILLAVEMKHKLTDALHRFVEDGKLIIGICNGFQVLVRTGLLPGNGTSEMRQRATLAMNTSAKFECRWVDLETQESPCVFTTGVKARVYLPVAHAEGRFTAPAKVLSELEANDQVVFRYAGNRYPNNPNGSDSDIAGICDATGKIFGLMPHPERFLTKWNHPRWTRNPANTQEIGSEEGDGLVIFKNAVNYVFSNFP, encoded by the coding sequence ATGAAACCAAAGGCACTCATTTTACGGACTGCAGGCACAAACTGCGATGCCGAAACCGATGTAGCGTTCCAACTCGCGGGTGCAGAGACAGCGTTGGTCCATATCCAACACCTCATATCAGACAAAGTTAACCTTGCCGACTATCAAATTCTCGCGATTCCCGGTGGATTCTCCTACGGCGATGACATTGCGGCGGGTATCCTGTTAGCCGTCGAGATGAAACACAAACTGACAGACGCGTTGCATCGATTTGTCGAAGATGGCAAGTTAATAATCGGCATCTGCAACGGGTTTCAAGTACTTGTGCGAACAGGCTTACTGCCCGGTAACGGGACATCAGAGATGAGGCAGCGCGCCACATTAGCGATGAATACCTCAGCGAAATTCGAGTGTCGGTGGGTGGATCTGGAAACACAAGAGAGTCCGTGTGTCTTTACAACCGGAGTCAAAGCGCGTGTGTATCTCCCCGTTGCGCATGCTGAAGGTAGATTTACTGCCCCCGCGAAGGTGCTCTCAGAATTAGAAGCCAACGATCAGGTCGTGTTTCGGTATGCCGGGAATAGATACCCTAACAATCCGAACGGTTCCGATAGCGATATTGCGGGTATCTGTGATGCAACGGGCAAAATTTTCGGATTAATGCCCCATCCAGAACGGTTCCTCACGAAATGGAATCATCCGCGTTGGACCCGGAACCCTGCTAACACCCAAGAGATCGGTTCTGAAGAAGGCGACGGATTGGTTATCTTCAAAAACGCGGTTAATTACGTTTTTTCTAATTTTCCTTAA